From the genome of Chanos chanos chromosome 5, fChaCha1.1, whole genome shotgun sequence, one region includes:
- the dcaf8 gene encoding DDB1- and CUL4-associated factor 8, with amino-acid sequence MTDTNSKSSSLNGGTDDPEPGERVRQGEGDASPAPETLTSPDSAPTAVSPAPESGDGGQDRPMPDAEQERVRGEEEEEDTDSMDGSVLYSFTEEGERESEGGGRREREKDERERGKRRVGRKRNRPGGGTTRRSSSSDDDDDDDEEEDEEDEPDEEEDDQAMEAWLGSDLRDLSKPMWRAVPSLRAREIGRGSHQFARRVCGARGLVQRLELQGRLERHTGCVNTLHFNPSGTRLASGSDDLRVVIWDWARRRAELEFDSGHKSNVFQAKFLPHSGDSTLAMCARDGQIRVAELSATQRCKNTKRVAQHKGAAHKLALEPDSPCSFLSAGEDAVVFGIDLRLDRPANKLVVVKEGDKKVGLYTIFVNPANTHHFAVGGRDQYVRIYDQRKINENDNNGVLKKFCPSHLVSSESKTNITCLVYSHDGSELLASYNDEDIYLFDSSHSDGADYRRRYKGHRNNATVKGVNFYGPCSEFVVSGSDCGHIYLWDKNSARVVQFMEGDRGGVVNCLEPHPHLPGLATSGLDHDVKLWAPTAEAPTSLKGLKEVMKKNKRERDEDSARHGDPYDTHLLWFLMRHMRNRRPHRARRGEAGEGDTDESWSSPDSSDEEDGGPDHVQCMSS; translated from the exons ATGACTGACACAAACAGTAAATCCAGCTCTCTGAACG GTGGCACTGATGATCCAGAGCCAGGAGAACGGGTGAGGCAGGGTGAGGGAGATGCTTCCCCAGCCCCAGAGACCCTGACTTCTCCTGATTCAG CACCAACAGCTGTGAGCCCAGCTCCTGAGAGTGGTGATGGCGGACAGGACCGGCCAATGCCAGATGCTGAACAGGAGAGGGTTCgtggtgaggaagaggaggaagacacCGACAGTATGGATGGCAGCGTGCTCTACTCTTTCACTgaagagggagagcgagagagtgagggCGGAGGGAGAcgcgagagagaaaaagatgagagggaaagaggaaaaaggagagttGGCAGGAAGAGAAACAGGCCCGGAGGAGGAACCACGCGGCGCTCCTCCAGCTctgacgacgacgacgacgacgacgaggAAGAGGACGAAGAAGACGAGCcggatgaggaggaagatgacCAGGCCATGGAAGCCTGGCTGGGGTCGGACCTCCGTGACCTCAGTAAGCCCATGTGGCGCGCGGTTCCTTCCTTGCGAGCGCGGGAGATCGGGCGCGGCTCTCATCAGTTCGCGAGGCGCGTGTGTGGAGCGCGGGGGTTGGTGCAGCGGCTGGAGCTGCAGGGCCGTCTGGAGAGGCACACCGGCTGCGTGAACACCCTGCACTTCAACCCCTCGGGCACGCGCCTGGCCTCAGGCAGCGATGACCTGCGCGTGGTGATCTGGGACTGGGCACGCAGACGAGCCGAGCTGGAGTTTGACAGCGGCCACAAGAGCAACGTCTTTCAG GCTAAGTTCCTCCCACACAGTGGTGACTCCACATTGGCTATGTGTGCTAGAGATGGGCAGATCAGAGTGGCTGAGCTGTCTGCTACCCAGCGCTGTAAGAACACCAAGAGAGTTGCCCAGCATAAGGGTGCTGCACACAAG CTGGCCCTGGAGCCTGACTCTCCATGTTCCTTCCTGTCTGCTGGGGAAGATGCTGTGGTCTTTGGCATTGACCTGCGTCTGGACCGGCCCGCCAA TAAACTGGTGGTGGTGAAAGAGGGCGATAAGAAGGTGGGCCTGTACACGATTTTTGTGAATCCGGCCAATACGCACCACTTCGCCGTGGGAGGGAGAGACCAGTATGTCAG GATTTATGATCAGAGGAAGATCAATGAAAACGATAACAACGGCGTTCTGAAAAAATTTTGTCCATCTCATCTGGTGTCCAGTGAGTCCAAGACAAACATCACCTGTCTAGTGTACAGCCATGATGGTTCAG AGCTGCTGGCGAGTTACAACGATGAGGACATTTATCTGTTCGACTCCAGCCACAGTGACGGAGCTGACTACCGCAGAAGATACAAGGGCCACCGCAACAATGCCACAG TGAAGGGTGTCAACTTCTATGGCCCCTGCAGTGAGTTTGTGGTCAGCGGCAGTGACTGTGGACACATCTACCTGTGGGATAAGAACTCTGCTCGTGTGGTGCAGTTTAtggaaggagacagaggaggagtg GTGAACTGCCTGGAGCCCCACCCTCATCTCCCAGGGTTGGCCACCAGCGGCCTAGACCACGACGTCAAACTGTGGGCTCCGACTGCCGAAGCTCCCACAAGCCTGAAAGGGCTCAAGGAG GTAATGAAAAAGAACAAGCGTGAGCGTGATGAAGACAGCGCTCGTCACGGAGACCCATATGATACACATCTCCTCTGGTTTCTGATGAGGCATATGAGAAACCGCAGACCTCACAGA GCCCGTCGTGGAGAAGCTGGAGAGGGTGACACAGATGAATCTTGGAGCTCTCCTGACTCCTCCGATGAAGAAGATGGAGGCCCTGATCACGTCCAGTGCATGTCCTcctga